ATGTTATAAGATCTTGTTGTTGTCCCTGATGATCAGTTTGCTGAAACGAAGCTGTTCTCTTCTCATTTATTAGCTGCAATATCATGCTCTGGACCTTGGAACTTGCGGTAAGACTATGGTTGAAGCGGGTAAAAGGTAAGTTTATTGGTACTGACCACATCCCTCCTATCATTTTTTTAAAATGCTCTACAAATTTATCTCTTCTTGCCCCTGCATCGAGTCCAAACAACAGCGAACATACTATGTTGAACGTGAGAGTCTTCATCAGAGGTAAGACCTGCATTACTTTCGAACATCATAAACCCACAACTTTTGGATAGTCTCAGAGTACTTGGAAAAATCGAAGAAAACCAGTTCATAGCAGTGAGAACGTACCGTGATTTTTTGTTTCCCTTGCCAATGTGATTCAAGGTGCATCCTGACTTGTAAATCCATTTTACCAACATATTGTTTCAAAACTTCAGGCTTCAAGAATGATACTAGCGCACCTCTGACGCGTTTGTGATCATCACTACTCAATTCAAACAAAGTTCGACTGCCAAGTATTCTCATAATCGATGCTGGTTGCTGATTACCCAATGTGTTGCAGTCACTAGTAAACAAGAATTTGTTTGCTGCCTGTCCATGAATCATAACTGTTGGAGTCCCAAACAATGTTAGTTTCGAAACTGGCCCGCACTTTCTTATTCTCTCTTGTATCCATTTTTCAGCTGTGTTCTTTTTCATTGCATAGAGCAAGCTGAAGCTTTGACCTATCATAGGAAAGCCTAGTGAGCCAGGTGGTAACCTGCTGGCTGTTTTCCTACTTCccttgatgaagaatatgaagataaCAGGGATAAACAAGAGGAGAGTAATGAAAATTGCAGGACTCATGGTGTAGGGAgatggaggaagaagaaagattatATGTGAGACTGGAGAGAAAAAGATGTATATATACGCCAAGCCTTCGGAGTTACTTAAGAAGATGATAAATGAATGGGGTCTGTTGGTGACAGATTTGAGCTTTATTTGCTTTAACTCTTTCTGCTGTTGTTATCTTGCTGATCCTGCTGGTAAACACAAGAAATGTTTGGACACTTGCACACAGATAGAAACACAAAGCAGATTAACCAATTTAATTGTCTTCCACCACCCATCCTGTCAGCTTTATGCACCATTGTTCTTCTTTTCTCCAATGAACCTGTCAATATACCTACATGTACAACTAAACAAATGTGAACCGAATGTGAAAACAAAAATGACATAGAATCTTGTATTTATTTGATTCCCAGAGGATGAGGACGAAAACTCACAATATCTGGTGATGACCTTCCAAAAGGAAGGAAGCAAGACCAAGACAAACGACTGAATAAGATGGATCAACAACAGATTATATTCTTAGGACTAGATTAATTGCAATGACCTAACAATCTAAACTTAGATCAGAGCTTGGATTCTATGGCTTTTCTAGACATACTAACATCGGATAACCGATGGCTCTGTTTTGAGAGGAACGCAAATATCATTGTTCAGTGACATCCACCAGGTAATAACTGCAACAGGTAAAGTAAAGTTTAGAGCTGCCAACCGGTTTTACTGGTAATGAATAATGGACAAGCAAATAAATACATTCCCTGGTATACGATTAGCGATACCAAATAAAAACCTACTGACAAAACCCCTGATTTTCTATGGTTTGCACACTTCATTCTCACACTTCATACCTCATTAAGGCATATTAATGATGAGAACAAAAAACTTCCCAAAAGATAAGTGTAATAGGGCACAATTGTATTGCACAAACAATGCTTTGATTCACAATCAATTAAGTGGAAAATCCCAGTAGTTAATTAGGTTACATAGTGAACAACAATACAAACAAGAATTATACAACATAGAAATTTAAGTTAAAAGGGTGCAGGGAATTTTAAATTTCACATTACAAATATTAACCCGATATCCAGCCAGAATGTATCACTTTGCTTTCTCGGAGGAGGAGGGAAAATGGTTGCCACCAGTTGCAATCTTGTATAGGTAAAATGCAGCCATAACAGCGCtggaaacaagaaacaaaaattaaccATTAAAGCCAGTCCTGAGCAACCAACAAAATTTTGAAGTGTGCCCCACACTCTTTTAAGGGAAAGATTACGCTAActtgtttatgattcattttaTGAGACATCTTTGTACAAAGATCGAAAAGTCGacagataatttttttttcttgaactcCATGCTTACAGCAGATGGAAGATATCAAGTGATCCATATGAGAATAAGATCACTCACTCAGAAGACTTTACATGAGGATGACATGGTACTTGATATTAACAGTATAAGTAGTGAAAAAAAGAAATTAGTTTCATGTATCATGCTGTTAGAAAAGAAGATTGCTTTGATATAGAGTGTGTGTGGGAGAAGCAAAGCATCGAAATACATAATTAACAAAACCGCCTTTAGTTTAACTAGAAGGAAATTACCTAATTACAGCAACAATACCCGCTGGCATTATCTTGGAGGTTTCCATGTACCTTTGTCCCATGACCCATGTAAGTACGAACGCACAAACTGTTGAATGCAAACATAGTATGAACAAAGGGAAGAACATATATAAGACTAAATCGATAATGGACATAGAATAAGAGAGTACTAAAAAGTAAAGGGTGAAAGTAAATGATTTCTAAAAAAGAAATATCCTAGTATGAAAATTCTCACACATCACTCAACACAGGAAAACCCGTAGCAATCAAAATCATTTGGATCACATATTTTTTTGTCGATCGAAATACTTATGATGAATATACAAGGACTTTCACACGCAGATAAACAACGAGGAGAAGTAACACTTGCTAAGACATCCTACTTATTCTCTTGAGTTGCTTTCTTGCTACATACATATCAATTTACAATGGATTTAAAGGTTTCCTTAAAGTGTACACACTGCGTCCTTAGGGTATGATTTGCATGAATCATCATCGATATTATTGTGACTGGTAAGAGGAATATGAAAACCACTGTTTTGATAGAGCAGTGTTATTAGTCTGATAATGCAGTATTGCTAGTCTAAAACTAGCAACTTCGGATGCAAACCCATCCCTATGATTGATCACATTCACTAGACATATCCCTCCATGTAACTACTTATTCCAATAACTTCATCAAATCTCCACCTATTCGAGCTGCAGTCATTTTCAGAAGTCACAATCTAAACACAATGCAATCTTCACTCTCTTCTCTTTGCCTCCACTTTATTTTGATGGACAACTTGTCACATCCAAGAAAACTACTTTATAAACATCCAATGTCAGATTCACATAACTGCGGACTCCTATTCTCCTACTTTCTTATTCTTAAATCAATATCACTGAATACTAATCTACCTTATCTCCCTCACATAATCAATTCTCTTCCACTTCCAACGGCACCACCCACCATAAACAACGATTCCATAGGTAGTTTCTAATCTGGAAAATACAATAAATAACCCTAATTCTAACATCATTTCCAATCAATTACGGATCAAGGGAGAATTTAATACATTTGAGCAAACTAAATATGAAGCTTAGcataattaaaaaacaaaaattcaaatctCTCACATAAATCAAAataattttcttattagaaatcaaaatcagcaaataaaaagaaaatgtttATACCTGTTTCGAGAATGAGTGCAAAATAGGAATTCTTTCTTTTGCCAAAAGCTATGAGACTGATATAACCAGCAAGTAAGAGCAAGAAACCAGTACCCAAACCACCTGCCAAAGAAGCTATACTTCCTTTCTTTGCAAATCCTATTAACCCCCCAGCAACAAGAATTAACCCATATGGGATTGTAAAacagaaatcatgcatcttgaTCAAAATTTGGGTGTTTCTTCTAATTAAACAAAAAAAGTTTTACAACAAATTAAAACTAAGGTTAAGTTTATTTATAGAGATCACAGGAATAATAAGATAAAATTAGGCCTGTTAAAGTCAAATCAGAGATAGTCTCAAGAACATGTATGCAACTTTGAATGGAATGAATAATGCATGTGTTTGGTCAAATTTCAGAATTCCTTACCTGCTCTCCGCTTTGTTCTTTTTAGACTTTTAGATGCTCATATTACATATATGGCCTCCACTTTTACTAAATTTCCAACTATATCCTACTTTCACATACCAATGTACCATATACGAGTCGCTGTATCCCTAGTTAAAACTAaggtttctctttcttcctctttccGAGCTcactggattttagggttttagaaagaGCTGTTTTCAGAAATAAGGGAAATTGGGTTTTATCAGAAATTAAGGTGGCTCTTGTTCTCCACATTGAATGAGGATCGGTTTCATTCGTACAGGTATTCAACTCAACCCATATAAATATCTCCTTCCAACATTTAAACCCTATCATCTTCAAAAAAGATTCAAATTTTCTTCTCAAGATAGAAATCTAACAATGGATGCTGCTCCTAAAAAGAGACCCTATTGTTCTGCTTGTTCAAAACCTGTTCGGGTTTGTCTCTGTTCTCGATTTAAAGCCCCTTTACTTGATAACTCCATTGCTGTCACTGTTCTTCAACATTCTCTAGAGAAGAATCATCCTCTCAATTCTATTAGAATTGCTTCACTAGGACTTAAGAATCTCACTGTAGTTACTGTGTCTGATGTTAATACCGAAGCTGAATTTCATATTCGCTTGCTTAAATCAAAATTgtcaagtgaagaagaagaaaaagaagagccTTTAATAGCTGCCACTGTCTCTAAGAATGGTTATACATGTTCTGTACTACATCAAACTGACTCTTTGAAACCAGATTTTGATCAAATTTTGGCTTCACAAGTAGGCCAAGATGCAATCTCAAATGGGTTTATGGTGAAGAAGTTGCAGAGGAAACTTGGAAataaaccaaacaagaaattaGATGAGGAGTTTGAAGAacaagatgaagaatttgaaattgcTGTTCCTCCAGGAACAGCCTTACTGTTTCCGAGTAAAGGTTCGATAGATGTAGCAGTGGTGAATTTTGAGGTGAAACATTTAATTGTTCTGGATGGGACTTGGCAAAAAGCAAAGAGGATCTATTATGAGAATCCATGGTTGAAGCTTTTACCACACTTGAGACTGAATTTAGGCAAGTTGAGTTTGTATGGTGAAGTAAGGCAACAGCCAAAGGAAGGGTGTTTGTCAACCATTGAGAGCGTTGTGTTTGCCATGAAAGGTTTAGGACATGATCAAGAAGGATTGGATGCTCTTTTGGATGTTTTCGAATCTATGGTTGGTGATCAAAGACGATTCAAAGATGAAAATATGAGCAGATCTCAGCCTAGAGCAACCAGGGGTTTGAGGCTTTGAGCAGGTGCTACCTTCGCAGTCTGCTTGCAAAGTCTGGTTAAAAGGCACTTGGGTCTTGAGGTACCAAGGCTCTTAAAAAGCAATCTCAACACCGTAGGTaattcagcagcaacaacaattatATTAGCTCTTAGCAAGAATTTTAGCTGTAGTCTTGACATGAGGTGATTTAATAGTGTACACAAATGACTATATTACGTTTTACTGGAAATTATTTATGCCTTGTGTATTGATGTTGATTTGGAAGGAAGGAGAAAGTTTTTATTGGATTATACTTCATTCATTTGTGTTGGTTTTTAGTTTAACTGCTACATTTTTAGTgtgatttttaggttttgattaaGACTGGATTGTTTATCGCCCACACCTAGCTAGTCAAGCAAGTGCTTTGTAACCTCATTTAGGTTGGTCATAAATGGTCACACCCTCATTTTGCTGAGTTTTCCTGAATCAAGTTTAGAATCTGGTTAACCGGGAAGACTATGGAAAGAGATTTTTTCTATCTATGAAAATTCTTCtttatcaattaaaaaaaaaaagtctgcgAAGAGAACCAGAAGTTCTCTGAAAATCCAAGGAGAACTAGAAATAAAACTAAAATGCATCAGATAAAAGTTGTTCAAGGTCAATGGAAGTATCCAAATAGAAGATCCACTAATAAATCATAACTGGTTTGTTGTTGCTATTGGTCGCATGTGTTTGCTTTAGTGATGGAGCCTTAAGATGATGATCTTGCTTCTCCTCTCGGAGCCCGCTGGAACCATAGAATTTAGAAGTTGTGTAGAATTTAGAAGTTGTGTTGGAGCCAACTTACAGACATGGGAAACAACAGATATGTTTCCTGACAATAACTGGACCGTCGTGctcattttctttttttgatgacTTTTTATCCTTCTCCTCAACTTTACTTGAGACCTTCGCCTGAGGCTGAAACAACACCACCAGCAACATACTAGTAAGTAGCAATATATGGGGGCATATAAGCTCATTCGGATGCCATCCAGGAATGGTTCTTTCACTGTTTAAAGTGGTTACAACAAAGTTTCTGAAAGAAGGATCAACTCTCAGGCTAGGAATGACATCAACTAACATATGGAAATCTCTAATACTCCTCACGGGATCAAACTATTTTTCGTTTGAAAGTGCCTTAAAGACAGCAAGAACCATACAGTTTCACTATAATTGCGGCATTAATAAGAGATGCGGTATCTGTGGTAATTAGGATGAATCCCTGTTGGGAGAATATATAAGGTTATCTAAGTTTAGTTATTGAAGAGTCTCTTTTATTCATAGGGACGGAAATCATGTGGCAGATGTTAATTCCAAATATGTTTGaaataataagaaaaattatGAAGAATACTGTAACATCAGAACTCTTCTAACCAAAGATGAAATTCTAGTAACTTCCTAATTTCAGTAATGAGATAGATAGATAAAACATAGTCATAAATTGAGTGTTATATTACCTTTGGTTGAGAAGTATTATTGATCATACAAGCAGAAATCTCAACTTGAATAACACAGGTATCGTTCACGATAAACCCTTTTTCGGGGTTGTGGAGGTCAGCCAGCTTATAGAACGATGACCAACCATAGCCATTGCTTCCAATTAGTTTTTTTGCAGCTGTAGACACCAAAATATTAGAATTATCAGTTGATCACCTGACACTAGTAAGTCACATGAAAAGCAGcaaatagttgttgcaaagcttTCATTTTTATAACAAGGGTGTGAATTACTATAGACAAATAAGATGAGGCGGATAAAGATATGATCTCAGGCGCAGGACGAGTTTCTTCATCAAAGTTGAACTTAGGTTGATCAAGATGACAAAAGTCACTAGCTAAATGTGCTTTGAATGAGTTATACTGGATGACCTAAGCTCGCAGTGGTCTACTTTTCAGCTTATTGTCGACCAGGGAAACCGTAATTACTACATAAATACAAGCCAAAGGCTAGTCCAACTAACATACCTGCGCTCACTGTATGAGTGTGgtacttttgataaaaagagcTACACTGAACTCTGCATAAGGCAATTGATTACCATTGATGTAAGGCTTAAGGTACACAGATAAGTGTGTTCTATCTTTAACCTTTGGGTAAATCATTATGCACCTGTCATAAAATGAAAACAATGTAGATCAAATAGCTAATCAAAATGGGCTGCATTGTACAAATATATGTTCCCTCCTCCATAAAGAATTTTCTAATAATAGTATATAAATTCTTGTTAAACCCAATTattgaaaatttcttgtttggtcctaggcccatatagttatttatagtagggtccaaccggattttttttctatccggaggtccaaaattaattaaaacatggaaatgtccataatgcccattactaccaaacgtgtgtgtctacactgcttacaaatttgagggtacactgcttaaaaattcgagtacatatttgctacaatgcttacaaatttgagtacatatctgtcgcactgcttagaaatctgagtacatatctgtcgtactgcttacaaatccgattatatatctgaatgcttacaaattcgagtacatatttgctgcactgcttccaggtagagtacaaatctgtaagaatcaatgataaataaattagaaaacgtcatatatgtactgataggTAATACACAaaataaaactgaaaaacaaTTGATAATAACAATTTATGAGTCTTGTGACTCTATAGATTATCATTTCCACATAGTGACTAAGGGTGAAAAAACAATTGTGTATCAGGTGGTGTCTGTTTGTAGCATGAAGCAAGAAATGGGTATTCCAGTGAGACAGCAATATCGCACAGCAGCAGGTAGTCAGGAAACTTGTGGTAGAAAAAAGAATTGTTCTGCCTCAGAGGTCTACATGATTTTGGGAGAACGATAAAGCTTTCAAAAACTAGTATCAGTTAACAAAATCACATTATCTAACTATAAATATTAGGCTAACCTTTTACTTATCCGCATGCCCATGAGCCTACATTAGGCCATTTGGCATTTAAGAAACTACACAGGGTGAGGTCTATCTATCCAGTTGAGGATAACAGTTCCGGAGCAGTAAACAACATCGAGAAGATGCACCAAGCTACTATTCTATTTATTTTGGTATGTATGACAAAAGCAACAAAATCCGAGCAACATACATGTTCCAGGTGCACCTCTGCCTGCTAATTTTTCTTCTAATGAGGATGTGGATGAAGGGCATGGAGTAATTTATATAGCTGAGATGCATCCAATGGTGATCCAAAGTTGAGTAACGCAGAACGGGTTCCCACCTTCACCTGTCCGTGATAGATAAGATACAAATTGTATCATGAATCTTAAAAGGAAATACAGAAAAGAGGAAGACCACATAAGAGGAAGAGCACATACACATGAATCAAAATCCCCTTCAATTCTTCACCAAGTGGAGCACCAGCAATGAGTAAGATACAATCATGCAATTCCAATTTAACTCCTTCAATTCTCATCTCTCTAAAGATACCCAACGCTTCTAATGCATTTCAAGAACACTTATTCATCAAACACTTCACAACATCACTAACAAACATAAAATTCAAATACTACACATATGAATCAAAGAAGGTCTATAAACAAATCTAAGCAAAACCCAACTGTGTACATTCTTTTCATCAACTATATCCCCACAAACTTTTAAAACAGCAAGAGAAGTATAAAATTTAGGACGAACTCTGGACAGTGATGTTTATCAACAATtgataataacaaaagaaaactgaaaaacaaaccataaaagtatcagatctactaatgaaataaacacaaaacatgattgtttatttagatctgaacttgttccatcaaaatccaccagtatatcatatacgtaccgatgattaatacacaaaaacaacttaaaagcatatcaaaaaacaatcaaaatgaaactaaaatcagttgcatgtgaaaaccaagtaatgaatctctaaaaaccagaatcgaaacactttttttcttcaatattccatatatatacttctagatcgaagaagaaaaatatcaaaaactacaaaaataacaaaattaaagcataatttttcagtacatcatatatgtactgctgattcataatctaaacttcagctgcatgtgaaaaactagtaacgaatctatgaaaaaaatagaatggaaaccgaaaatcattgttaatatacatacctggaaacacaaacaatcttctcgtcgtaaatcataacgatgcatcttcttcttcttctcaaaaataaactaagtttctatcagtacgggatatacgtactgttgattcatatacaaaaaagaactgaaatacgtctaaaacatctaaaatggaagtggcataatcgaatctagcaacgaaatgaacaaaaaatgtgattattcatctagatctaataTATAGTCGACAAATCAACCATGGAGATCGAAAACATAATCAAGCACAACAATGATTAGAACGCCAAAACCTTAAAAGAAACATTACAATGgaaaatcttcatcatctgattcggtagaaacgagaaagaacaaaaacaaatcttcatcttcatctacaacaatggtgagaggaaagagaagaagaaaatgaatatgaaatgtgaaaaatatttctcatgcttttaacatattaaataggaaaggttatttgtggtattttcatattaCGTATACCTGATCTcgcacgtgtgcaggacctgggctaaaaaaatttggtccattttcatgttttcttttaattatggacctctgattactgggctttaatgggtggacctgccactaactaagaacactataatggtacctattggtaattcctacttatTTATATGACCAACAACTTCGAACGAATATATTGTAGTAAACCGACAAGTTTGATCAAATTTATTGTCACCGATAATGTGAAACTAACCAACACCTTGTTTCTTTGGGTCTGACCCGCAATTTGAATCTAACCCAAATTCGGatgttaaattatttttttttgcatttttctgATACCACACATATTTGACTGGATTCAAAAATTTGTACAATTCTTTAGTCAGATCTAGATGAgttagaaaagaaaaacaaccTTGATTATCTTATTTATCCACAAGTGTAAAATACTCCGcatacatttatttatttatttttcacgaaaaaagaaaatcagtatcctttaaaattatgcaaaataaaatGATAGCCAATTTCGAGAAGACGCGAAGAGAAGGGTTACCATTTACATTTACCCGCCGTGAACCAACGAGAAGAGTGACTAGCTTTGTTACTGAGACTGGAGAAGTTTTCAATCCTCCAAATAAATTTAGATGGCGGAGAAAGCTTGATTGGCTGATTATGATCCATCCACTCTGTAATCCTCAAGAAACATAAAacaaaagcaaaaggaaaaatcaACTCCAAGCTGATTAGATTAGTAAGAACTCATGGCATATGGTCGCAATACAGACATTAAGTTCGTGTTCATGTGTATACCTAAGTGGTTTGCTTCAGAATTGATGGTCGATGATGGTATATGAGAGATACCGATGTCAAAGAGCAAAACATACTTCTTCCTACTTATATCCTCCTCCTTTAGTAGTTTCTTGTAGCTCTAGTGCTCTACAACTCCGATCTATATTCCAGGATTTAAGCAAACTATGAAACGTCCTTTTGTAAAATACTGGACAGCTCTTAATCTCTAACAACCTGACCCTGCAAAACAGGTTGTGCATCTTCTAGCCTCACGCTAGCTCTCATAGCATAGCATCTCCAATAGTAGGGGATCATTGTTAGACCTACATTTGTTGGGGTTTTCATATGTGGGCCTAACTAAAACCGTTTTCCTAGAACTTATCTCCAATAATCAAGGAGATATCATGTATTTTTATAGGTTTAGATATATAAAAATGAATCTTTTAGTACGACTTTATATCAAATATTAGTTATTTTAAATAAATTATTGATACGAAGTTAGGTGTCGGTCGAAATATGTAGTTAAGATTTTCTTTAACATATTCATATTTAGCATTTCAGCCCTCTTAGTTAGTTTGTAAGTCCTAATTATTGGAGATGAATTTATGCTAAGACCATCTCGAATTGAAGGTCAAGAAAATCATACGTGGAGTTCATTTTTAGACCTCCTAAAAGTCGTCTAAGGAGGTTTTTCAAACATAGGTCGAAATAAGTCTTTTTTCCTAAAAGTCGTCTCCAATAGTCAAGGTTGTGCTATGTATTTTAGGTTTAGGTAagcataattttttttaacatggttgtgtattaaatattatttttttaattaaattgatGACATGAAATTAGTTAGGGGTCATTTTGAAGGTGTAACTAAGACTTTCTTTAACACCTTCATAGTTAGTATTTCATCCCTCCTAATTTGTAGGACTTAACTATCAGAGATTTTTTATACCAAAtaagggtctaaaatcctatctGTCATTCCAAAAAAATATTGGGGAAATTATTATTTGATCTATTAATATATGGGACCATAACAGTTTGGTCCACCGATAATTACGCGTGACTGTTtgatccataattatttaaaaatgtaAAATAGACCATAATACCCTTTCCTTAACAGTTACcgctgaaaattagaaaccttatactttcctttattttctctcttttttgaaAAAGTTTTCAATTCATCTGATCCAAATTTCATTTCAGATTCAGAAAAAAATACTTTgaatatactcaattaatcaattaaaaccctaattttcaatcaGAAACAACACTAATTGACAAATACATAATCAATTTCATCAAACAATCACCATAAAATTTTGATACTCACCAGAAAACtttcataaaaaccctaaaaatggtgAAATCAAAGATGATCAAAAGCAGATAAAAACAAGCAAATGGTTGTAGTTCAAGAGGAATCAAATGTTCAAGAACAATCGGAGCAAGAGATTGAAGTCATGCTTCATCTGTGTTGTTCATCCTATTTAGATGCAGTTCATCCTCTTTTGGTGAACTCTGTACTTTGTGTATATTCTCTAGTAGGAGTTCATGTTGTTTTGTGAACTATCATGTTCCAGTCGTTCTTTGGGAAATAAAGTTCATCCTCTTTGGTGAACTCTGTACTTTGTGTTTCTTCTCTAGTAGGAGTTCATGTTGTCTTGTGAACTATCATGTGCTAGTCGTACTTAGGGGGGTGCACTTCATCCTCTTTGGTTAACTCTGAACTTTGTGTTTGTTTCTTGGTAGGAGTTCATGTTGTTTTGTGAACTATCATGTGCTAGTCGTTTTTAGGGAGATGGAGTTCATCCATTTTGGTGAACTCTGTACCTTGTGTTTGTTATTTAGTTGGAGTTCATGTTATTTTGTGAACTATCATGTACTAGTCGTTCTTAGGGACATGAAGTTCATCCTCTTTGATGAATTATGTACTTTATGTTTGTTCTCTAGTAGGAGTTCATGTTGTTTTCTGAACTATCATGTGTCAGTCGTTCTTAGGGAGATGGAGTTCATCCTCTTTGGTGAACTCTATACTTTGTGTTTGTTCTCGAGTAGGAGTTCATGATATTTTGTGAACTATCATGTGCTAGTCGTACTTAGGGGGGTGGACTTCATCCTCTTTGGTGAACTATAAACTTTGTGTTCTGGTAGGAGTTCATCCTACCAAGTCGAGTTCATCCTCTTTGGTAAACTCTGAACTTACTAGTCATCTTCGTGTAGGAGttgttccttttttctttttttgaagcatgatctTCATTTTTGATGAAATATTAGGTATagttctgtttgagggtgaaaacagtttctgctggtttcggtaattttgcgtgttgtgggtgagaaacgagcctaaaccctaaacaatgtactgcaagggagtactttagattcgagagatcaatctgtacaaatctgggctaaaccaagaaatggacgttccagacttgcttcggtcacaaagtgaaggagaagggttggttttagggatggaagcgaagagagtgttgagaccagaatagttgcttctggaagagtagttgtttgacttgtatcagaaagtgaaagctaacagatggaaagctagcgagtgatttctgagtgttgtatgctcctgaccaaaactttttgTTTGGTACAAATAggtaggacctatttatacaagttgtaaCATagc
This is a stretch of genomic DNA from Papaver somniferum cultivar HN1 chromosome 1, ASM357369v1, whole genome shotgun sequence. It encodes these proteins:
- the LOC113304795 gene encoding uncharacterized protein LOC113304795; this translates as MRIGFIRTGIQLNPYKYLLPTFKPYHLQKRFKFSSQDRNLTMDAAPKKRPYCSACSKPVRVCLCSRFKAPLLDNSIAVTVLQHSLEKNHPLNSIRIASLGLKNLTVVTVSDVNTEAEFHIRLLKSKLSSEEEEKEEPLIAATVSKNGYTCSVLHQTDSLKPDFDQILASQVGQDAISNGFMVKKLQRKLGNKPNKKLDEEFEEQDEEFEIAVPPGTALLFPSKGSIDVAVVNFEVKHLIVLDGTWQKAKRIYYENPWLKLLPHLRLNLGKLSLYGEVRQQPKEGCLSTIESVVFAMKGLGHDQEGLDALLDVFESMVGDQRRFKDENMSRSQPRATRGLRL
- the LOC113304805 gene encoding protein FATTY ACID EXPORT 6-like, which translates into the protein MHDFCFTIPYGLILVAGGLIGFAKKGSIASLAGGLGTGFLLLLAGYISLIAFGKRKNSYFALILETVCAFVLTWVMGQRYMETSKIMPAGIVAVISAVMAAFYLYKIATGGNHFPSSSEKAK
- the LOC113304787 gene encoding cytochrome P450 716B1-like, producing MSPAIFITLLLFIPVIFIFFIKGSRKTASRLPPGSLGFPMIGQSFSLLYAMKKNTAEKWIQERIRKCGPVSKLTLFGTPTVMIHGQAANKFLFTSDCNTLGNQQPASIMRILGSRTLFELSSDDHKRVRGALVSFLKPEVLKQYVGKMDLQVRMHLESHWQGKQKITVLPLMKTLTFNIVCSLLFGLDAGARRDKFVEHFKKMIGGMWSVPINLPFTRFNHSLTASSKVQSMILQLINEKRTASFQQTDHQGQQQDLITCLLNIKDKENNINNSAALTDQEIIDNVRLVMTAGYDTSSILLTFLIRLLANNPVVHASILKEQEEIANSKASRDELLTWEDLAKMKYTWRVAMETLRMIPPVFGGFRKALKDVEFGGYLIPKGWQIFWAASLTHMDETIFEEPSKFDPARFENQSSTIPPYCFVAFGGGPRMCPGYEFARLETLITIHHLVTRFTWKLSCSDDSFIRDPMPEPVRGLPIEIQTRQLE